In Numidum massiliense, a single genomic region encodes these proteins:
- a CDS encoding MDR family MFS transporter produces the protein MPKETNKRMVTAAILISTFLAAIEGTIVTTAVPKIVSDLGGLELISWVVSVYLLTSAVTTPIFGKMADLYGRKIVFTIGAVVFLIGSMLSGMAQTMAQLIVFRALQGIGAGGILPITFTIVGDIYPFKERARVQGWISGMWGIAGILGPVTGGVLVDYVSWRWVFYMNVPFGLVAIVMLWLSLHEQIEKEKKPIDYWGVLTFTIGMTALIYALLSGGTTYPWQSGFIIGCFAIAFVAMSVFFAIETKVREPMLPLHLFKNRFISVSILAGLLLGGILVAVDFYIPLWIQGVYGMGALESGLTLIPMSISWPLGAALSGRLIGHLGLRKTTLLGMVCVFVGVTGLAFLNMAMPHVVLYVIALVLGFGFGIVMTSYTVTVQSAVDWQLRGTALGSNQFMRTLGQTIGIVVFGAIFNLQMAGYLSRYGQDVITSGDVDVNEALHPEVADKLPPDVLHTVREAIAFGLHDVFFWLTILAAAVFLLSFLLPKHEGHAE, from the coding sequence ATGCCAAAAGAAACAAACAAGCGTATGGTGACGGCTGCTATTTTGATTTCCACTTTTTTGGCGGCGATTGAAGGAACGATTGTGACGACGGCCGTGCCGAAAATCGTTAGCGATTTAGGCGGACTAGAGCTCATCAGCTGGGTCGTGTCCGTCTACTTGCTCACATCCGCAGTGACGACGCCCATTTTCGGCAAGATGGCCGATTTGTATGGGCGGAAAATCGTCTTTACCATCGGGGCAGTCGTGTTTCTCATCGGATCGATGTTGTCCGGAATGGCGCAGACGATGGCGCAACTCATCGTGTTCCGTGCGCTGCAAGGGATCGGTGCCGGCGGTATTCTCCCAATCACCTTTACCATCGTCGGCGATATATATCCGTTTAAAGAGCGGGCGCGGGTACAAGGTTGGATTAGCGGCATGTGGGGCATCGCCGGTATTCTCGGTCCAGTCACCGGCGGCGTGTTAGTCGATTACGTGTCGTGGCGCTGGGTCTTCTATATGAACGTCCCGTTCGGACTCGTAGCGATCGTCATGTTGTGGCTCTCCTTGCACGAGCAGATCGAGAAGGAGAAAAAACCGATCGACTACTGGGGCGTCTTGACGTTTACAATCGGTATGACCGCGCTCATTTATGCGCTGTTAAGTGGCGGGACGACGTATCCGTGGCAGTCCGGGTTTATTATCGGTTGCTTCGCCATCGCCTTTGTCGCCATGAGCGTGTTTTTTGCCATCGAGACGAAGGTGCGGGAGCCGATGCTACCACTACATTTATTTAAGAACCGCTTTATATCTGTGTCTATTTTGGCGGGGTTGCTGTTGGGGGGCATTTTAGTCGCGGTCGATTTTTACATACCGCTTTGGATCCAAGGCGTTTACGGCATGGGCGCTCTAGAGTCAGGGCTCACGCTCATTCCGATGTCGATTAGTTGGCCGCTCGGCGCGGCGTTGTCCGGTCGCCTGATTGGCCACCTCGGTCTGCGCAAGACGACGTTACTCGGGATGGTGTGCGTCTTTGTCGGCGTCACGGGATTGGCTTTCCTCAACATGGCGATGCCGCATGTGGTGTTGTACGTCATCGCCTTAGTGTTAGGCTTCGGCTTTGGGATCGTAATGACGTCGTATACCGTTACCGTCCAGTCGGCGGTCGATTGGCAGTTGCGGGGCACAGCGTTGGGGTCAAATCAGTTTATGCGCACACTCGGGCAGACAATTGGCATCGTCGTCTTCGGGGCGATCTTTAACTTGCAAATGGCGGGCTACTTGTCTCGGTACGGACAAGACGTCATCACTTCCGGAGACGTCGATGTGAACGAAGCACTCCATCCGGAAGTTGCGGACAAGCTACCGCCAGACGTGCTCCATACGGTGCGGGAAGCGATCGCTTTCGGTCTGCACGATGTGTTCTTCTGGTTGACGATTCTTGCTGCAGCTGTGTTTTTATTATCCTTCTTACTGCCGAAACACGAGGGACACGCCGAGTAG